In Pseudorasbora parva isolate DD20220531a chromosome 20, ASM2467924v1, whole genome shotgun sequence, a single window of DNA contains:
- the LOC137049489 gene encoding gastrula zinc finger protein XlCGF28.1-like, with the protein MAFIKEESEEMKIEEILIVKHEDTEEQTGPVALKEECQELDEMEETNQYEKHNEFMTGEKSTQTEKSSPQKGAQKTESSSFFTCRHCKKIFNQKQNLEVHMRIHTGEKPFSCQQCGKSFTQNQNLKVHMRVHTGEKPYTCQQCGQSFTHKGNLNTHMRSHTGESSFTCQLCGKSFSRKESLQTHMRIHTGEKPFICGQCGKSFRCKVNLNCHMRIHSREKHFICHQCGMSFTDSSHLKNHVITHIGEKPFMCHHCGKTCSNKAILEVHIRVHTGERPFICPQCGKSFTLKGNLNIHMRLHTGERPFTCLQCQTSFTFHTDLKRHLQTHSENKL; encoded by the exons ATGgcatttattaaagaggagagtgaagaaatgaagattGAAGAAATATTAATAGTGAAGCATGAAGAtactgaggaacaaacag GCCCTGTGGCACTGAAAGAGGAGTGTCAAGAACTGGATGAAATGGAAGAGACAAATCAGTATGAAAAACATAATGAGTTTATGACTGGAGAAAAATCCACACAGACTGAAAAGAGTTCTCCACAAAAAGGTGCTCAGAAGACAGAATCTAGCAGTTTTTTCACCTGCCGTCACTGCAAAAAGATTTTCAATCAAAAACAAAACCTTGaagtccacatgagaattcatactggagagaagcctttcagctgccaacagtgtggaaagagcttcactcaaaatcaaaaccttaaggtccacatgagagttcacactggagagaagccttacacatgccaacagtgtggaCAGAGTTTCACACATAAAGGAAACCTTAATACCCACATGAGAAGTCACACTGGAGAGAGCTCGTTTACCTGCCAGCTGTGTGGAAAGAGCTTCTCAAGAAAAGAAAGTCTTCAGactcacatgagaattcacacaggagagaagccgttcataTGTggtcagtgtggaaagagtttcagatGTAAAGTAAACCTTAATTGCCACATGAGGATTCACTCAAGAGAGAAACATTTTATATGTCATCAGTGTGGAATGAGTTTCACAGACAGCAGTCACCTTAAGAATCACGTAATAACTCATAtcggagagaagcctttcatgTGCCATCACTGTGGAAAGACTTGTTCAAACAAGGCAATCCTTGAGGTTCACATacgagttcacactggagaaagaCCTTTTATCTGCCCTCAATGTGGAAAGAGCTTCACACTTAAAGGAAACCTTAACATTCACATGAGgcttcacactggagagaggcCTTTCACTtgtcttcagtgtcaaacaAGTTTCACATTTCACACAGACCTGAAACGCCATTTGCAAACTCATTCTGAAAATAAATTGTAG